GCGCACCCAGCCGGGCGTGCCCACGGCCTCGCCGCAGCGGTACAGGCCCGAGAGCTTGTCCCAGATCGAGGGCACCACGCCATCCAGCGTGAACCAGGCCGTGCTGTCCAGCGTGGCATGGGTGGCGTCCACCGTCACCTGCTGGCGCGGGCCACCCGCAGCCTGGCGCAGGTGCCACAGCTCGGCCGCCGCCAGGGCCGCGGCGGCCAGGCTCGACTGCGCGGCCGTGGTCACCGCAAACGACGATGGCAGCACCGCCGCGCCCTGGCCCGGCAGCGCCACCTGGGCCAGCGCCTCGGGCGGCAGACCGCCCAGTTGCCACAGCCCGGCCAGGGCCGCGGCGGCAGAGACGGGGGTGTTGGCGGGCGTGTCGGCGGGCGGGTCGGCGGGCGTGCTGGTCATGGTGGTGGCGGCGTGCCTGGCTGTGCCCTGGGGCGTGCGCGCATTGGATGTCGCGCGCAGCGCCAGCGTCAATCTTGATCGGGCCGATCAAGCTGCCGATCCAGCTGGCGATCCGGGGGCCGGGGCCCTGGCGGCCTGGGCCGCCGGCGCGGCCTCTGGCGATCAGGCCAGGTGGGCGACCATCGCCGCGCCACGCCTGGCCAGGCCAGGCCAGGCACTCGCCCCGCCAGGCGCGGCCCGAGAATGCCCCCATGAGCCCTGCCGACCGCTGGATGAGCGCCGACGAGGCGGCGCGCCACCTGGGCGTGAGCCGCGCCACGCTGTATGCCTATGTCAGCCGCGGCCTGCTGCAGCGCGAGGCGCTGCCCGGCGCGGGCGCGCGCCGCAGCCGCTACCCGGCCGATGCGGTGCTGCGCCTGGCCAACCAGCGCCGCGCTGCCCGCAACCCGCGCCAGGCCGCGCAGGCCACGCTGGACTGGGGCCTGCCGGTGCTGCCCTCGGCGCTCACCCTGATCGAATCGGGCCGGCTGCACTACCGCGGCATGGACGCCGAGGCCCTGGCCGAACAGGCCACGCTGGAAGACGTGGCCGCGCGGCTGTGGCAGCTGGATGCGGCGGTGCTGGCCCGGGCCGCGATGGCCCCTGCCGTGCTGGCGGCCGAGCCTGCCGCCGCGCTGCTGGCACCCTGGCGCCGCGTGGCCACGCCCGGCCCCGCGCGCTGCCTGGCCACGCTGCAGGCGCTGCGCGCGGGGCAGGCGCTGGCGCAGGCCTCAGCGCCGCCGGCGGCCCGTGCGGCATGGGCCGGTGCCGCGCCGCTGGCCGCGGCCACCCCGCCCGAGCCGCTGGCCATCGAAGCCCTGGCCCTGCTGGCCACGGTGCGCGCGGCCTGCACCCAGCAGGCGGTGCCCGCGCGCCTGCGCGCCGCGCCGCTGCACCGCCGCCTGCAGGCCGCGTGGCGGCTGGACGCGGGCCAGGCCGATCTGCTGCGGCGCGCCCTGCTGCTGTGTGCCGACCATGAGCTCAATGCCTCGAGCTTCACCGCACGCTGCGTGGCGGCCACCGGGGCCGATCTGGGGGCCTGCG
This portion of the Aquabacterium sp. OR-4 genome encodes:
- a CDS encoding citrate synthase family protein is translated as MSPADRWMSADEAARHLGVSRATLYAYVSRGLLQREALPGAGARRSRYPADAVLRLANQRRAARNPRQAAQATLDWGLPVLPSALTLIESGRLHYRGMDAEALAEQATLEDVAARLWQLDAAVLARAAMAPAVLAAEPAAALLAPWRRVATPGPARCLATLQALRAGQALAQASAPPAARAAWAGAAPLAAATPPEPLAIEALALLATVRAACTQQAVPARLRAAPLHRRLQAAWRLDAGQADLLRRALLLCADHELNASSFTARCVAATGADLGACVLAGLGALSGPRHGGVTTRLEARWPGWMAAAGDARRLRRLVATLAAPPEAGPGRGGAFTVGFGHPLYPQGDPRARHLLARLPPDARVARLLREVQAQTGWAPTIDFALVALRHALGLPEGAAFALFAIGRTVGWIAHALEQRAQGSLIRPRAAYVGEPPAGLAGPAAGAPAGRVVRRR